The Deltaproteobacteria bacterium genome includes the window GGGGGCCAGAATCCCCTGGAGCCGGCAGCCTGGGGGAAAGCGCCCCTTTACGGCCCATCTATGGAAGACTTTCTGGATGCCAAAGAAATGCTTGAGGCGGTGGGAGGAGGCATCGAGGTATCTTCGGCGCAGGACCTCACTGAGAAGGCTCTCTGGTTCTTGAACAACCCCGAAGAACTGAAGGCGAGGGGAGAACGGGCCCGGGAAGCTGTCATGAAAAACCGCCGCGCCGCGAAGAGACATGCGGAGGTGATTCTCGAACTCCTTTCCTGACCCCTTTACTTATCCAGAAAAATATCCTTTCGGAACAACCACGATGCCCCTGGGAGTTACGGTAAAGTGCTTCCGATCCTCCCTGGGGTGGTATCCAATTTCTGTTCCGGGTGGAATCACGTTCTCTTTGTCGATAATGGTCTTCTTGATCCTGCAGTTTCTCCCGATCACGACGCCGTCCGAGACGACTGATTCGTCCACGGTGGCCCAGCTCCGCACCACAACGTTATATGAAAGCACGGAATTGCGTACGATCCCGCTCACGATGCAACCCGGGGCCACCAGGGAATCCAGGGCCTTCCCCACCCTGAATCCTTCCTTCCTCTCCGTGGCGAATACGAACTTGGCAGGTGGGGCCTGGATCTGACTTGTATGAAGGGGCCAGAGCTTGCCGTAGAGGTTGAAGTAGGGATCCACCCCGGTCAAGTCCATGTTGGCGTTCCAGTAAGCATCCAGTGTCCCCACATCTCTCCAGTAGGATGAATCCCGTGTGGGGTAAACAAGCCTGAATTCCCGGGTTCCATCTTCCAGGGTCAGGTTGACATAGTCCTTGATCCGGTTCAGCTTCCGGTAAGGATAAGCGTAAACCCGGTAGGTATCCAGCAGCCCGGGAATAACATCCCTCCCAAAATCATCTTCGCTCCCTGACTCAAGGATCTCCACGAGCCGTTCGGTCTCAAAAAGATAGATCCCCATGGAGGCGAGGATATGTTCCGGGTCCCCTGGAATGGTCCTGACATTCTCCTTGGGTTTTTCACGAAATCCTGTGATCCGGAAGTCCTCGTTCACTTCCGCCACCCCGAAGTCCCGGGCCATCGCCTTGTCTGTTTCCAGCAGGGAGATGGTCACGTCCGCCCTCTTCTTCCTGTGGTAGCTGAGGAAAAGACTGTAGTCCATCTTGTAGATATGATCTCCGGAGAGTATGAGGACCTGCCGGGGCCTGTACCGTTCGATGAGGAACAGGTTCTGACGGATGGAATCCGCCGTTCCGCGATACCAGTCCAACCCTATGCGCTGCTGGGGCGGCACCTTTTTCAGGAAGTGGCCCATCTCGTGGCTGAAGATATTCCACCCGGCCTCCAGGTGCTCGTTGAGGGAGTATGATTTGTATTGGGGCAGGACGATGATCCGGTAGAGACGGGAGTTTACGCAGTTGCTGAGGGTAAAATCGATGAGGCGGTAAATCCCCCCGAAGCGGACCGCCGGTTTCGTTCGATCCTGGGTAAGGGGCATGAGCCTTTCCCCTCTCCCCCCTGCCATCACGAAGGCGAGCACGTCTTTCATCAGGTTATCCTTTCCCCACTGGCTGAGGTTTAAAATCCCTCTCGGGGGCCGTGCTACTCACCCCGGAAGCAAAAATCTTCTCTCCACGCATCCTGCAAAGGGTGGGAGCTTAAACGATTTCATTTTATGAACGGGGAAGAAAAGATGTCAAGGCTCCTTGAAAATCTCCGGTTCATTTACAATTCATCCGGATAAACAGGGGCCGAGCAGATCCATCGGGGCGAAGTCACGTCGAGGCCTTTGAAAAACGTTCAATTTTGTTCAAGATCAAGGAAGACGAAAATTTTAACCACAGGAATACATTGAGTATTTCGAGGATTAAAATTTGAGTCTGACCTGTCTGCCGTGCCTGCCTGTCCCGTCGGAACGGCAGATAGGCCCGGCACAGGCAGGCGCAGAAATTGAGCAAAAGGGGACGTTTTTCAAAGGTCTCACGTCCTTACGACCAGATACACCACATAGCCGACATAACATGCCAAAAGAAGTATGCCCCCGCCCCTGCTCACCCTACTGCTCTTCCACATCAAAACCAGAGGAAGGAAACTCGTTCCCATCATGACCAGGTAATCAATGAAAAGGCCGCTTTCAAAAAAACCGCCTGGAATGGGAATCGGCCGAACAATCGATGCAGCCCCAAGGACGCTCAATATATTGAAAACGTTGCTACCCACCAGATTTCCGATACTGATGTCCATCTCTTTTCGGAGGGCTGCAACCACGGATGTGGCCAGTTCCGGCAGGGACGTCCCAAAGGCCACCAGGGTAAGACCGATGAATTTTTCACTCACACCAAGGATGGTCATTATCTTTACCGCCGACTCCACAACGATCTGCGCTCCGGCCACCACCCCGGTGATCCCTGCAAGGATCATGATGATCTGCTTGGGCCTGGAGGAAACATACCCGATCCTGTTCACTTCCTCGTCCGGGGAATTTCCTGTCTCCTCGTACCTGCCGTCCGTTTTTGCCGCCATGCGGTAATTGAACAGGGTATAGAGTATAATCCCTGCGAAAAGGGTGGCCCCTTCAATTCGTCCCAGTTGGGAGTCAAGAGAGAGAAGCAGCAGATAGACGGATATCCCCAGCATGATAGGGATATCCCGCCTGACCACGGAACGACTGCCGGTGAGAGGCTGAAAAGTGGCTGACAAACCCAGGACGAGGGCGATATTGCAAATATTGCTTCCGACCACGTTCCCTACTGCGATCATGCTCTTTCCCTTGATGGAGGAAACGAGACTGACCACCAGTTCGGGAGCCGAAGTGCCGAAGGCCACCACAGTCAG containing:
- a CDS encoding glucose-1-phosphate adenylyltransferase; amino-acid sequence: MKDVLAFVMAGGRGERLMPLTQDRTKPAVRFGGIYRLIDFTLSNCVNSRLYRIIVLPQYKSYSLNEHLEAGWNIFSHEMGHFLKKVPPQQRIGLDWYRGTADSIRQNLFLIERYRPRQVLILSGDHIYKMDYSLFLSYHRKKRADVTISLLETDKAMARDFGVAEVNEDFRITGFREKPKENVRTIPGDPEHILASMGIYLFETERLVEILESGSEDDFGRDVIPGLLDTYRVYAYPYRKLNRIKDYVNLTLEDGTREFRLVYPTRDSSYWRDVGTLDAYWNANMDLTGVDPYFNLYGKLWPLHTSQIQAPPAKFVFATERKEGFRVGKALDSLVAPGCIVSGIVRNSVLSYNVVVRSWATVDESVVSDGVVIGRNCRIKKTIIDKENVIPPGTEIGYHPREDRKHFTVTPRGIVVVPKGYFSG
- a CDS encoding calcium/sodium antiporter gives rise to the protein MILYVLLSLAGFLILYFGAEWLVKGSSSLARSLGVTPIVIGLTVVAFGTSAPELVVSLVSSIKGKSMIAVGNVVGSNICNIALVLGLSATFQPLTGSRSVVRRDIPIMLGISVYLLLLSLDSQLGRIEGATLFAGIILYTLFNYRMAAKTDGRYEETGNSPDEEVNRIGYVSSRPKQIIMILAGITGVVAGAQIVVESAVKIMTILGVSEKFIGLTLVAFGTSLPELATSVVAALRKEMDISIGNLVGSNVFNILSVLGAASIVRPIPIPGGFFESGLFIDYLVMMGTSFLPLVLMWKSSRVSRGGGILLLACYVGYVVYLVVRT